From the Anaeromyxobacter dehalogenans 2CP-1 genome, the window CTCACCGAGTGGTACTTCCCGCCCGACGAGGCGCGCACCGTGACGTCGATCGCGGGGGCCTCGCCCACGCCGCGGGCCACCAGGCGCCGCGCATGCTCGGCGAAGTCGTCGGCGGCGAGCCCCATCACCTTGAAGGTGTAGCGGAGCGGGTAGTCGAGCGCCGGCGCGGCCGGCGGCGTGGGATCGGCCCGGTTCGTCATCGGTCAGAGCCTAGCGGCGACGCCCGCGCGGCGCAGCCGCGCCCGCGGGGACCTCGCGCGAGCCCGCGAGCGCAGGCGCGGAGGTCACGGGACCCCTCGCAGCAAGCGGGTCCCCGCGGAGCTCCGCTCCGTGGGGCGGGGCGCAGCCCCGTCACAAGAGATTCGCTGCGAGCTCGGCCAGCGGGCTCCGCTCGCCCTTCTCCAGCGTGATGTGCCCCGCCAGCCGCTCGTGCATGAAGCGGTTCACCACGTGGATGAGGCCGTTGTTGGTCTGGTCCACGTAGGGATTGTCGATCTGGTACGGGTCGCCGGTGAGGACGATCTTCGTCCCGTCGCCGACGCGCGTGATGATGGTCTTCACCTCGTGCGGCGTCAGGTTCTGCGCCTCGTCCACGATGATGAACTGGTTCGGGATGGAGCGTCCGCGGATGTAGGTGAGCGGCTCGATCTCGAGGATGCCGAGGTCGAGCAGCTCGTGGTAGCCGCGCCCGGCCTTCTTCTCCGAGCGCGACAGGTTCATGAGGTACTCGACGTTGTCGAAGATCGGCTGCATCCAGGGGTTGAGCTTCTCCTCCACCGAGCCGGGCAGGTAGCCGAGATCGCGGCCCAGCGGGAAGATGGGCCGGGAGACGAGCATCTTCTGGTAGACGCCGTCCTCCATGGTCTTCTGCAGGCCGGCGGCGATGGCGAGCAGCGTCTTGCCGGTGCCGGCCTTGCCGACGATGGTGACGAGCCGCACCTCGTCGTTGAGGAGCAGGTCGAGGGCGAACGACTGCTCCTTGTTGCGCGGCCGGATCCCCCAGACGCCCTCCTTCGGCGTCTTGATGAGCGGCACGTACGCCTGCTTCGCGGCGCTGTACTTCCCCACCGCCGAGTGCTGCGGGTTGGTCCGGTCGCGGAGCACCACGAACGCGTTGGGCGGCGGCGCGTCGCGGCCCTCGGCCGCCGGCAGCGCGCCGCCGGCGTAGAACGCGTTCACGTCCTCCGGCGAGACCTCCAGCTCGGAGCTGCCGCTCCACAGCTCGTCGAGCACCACGCCCTCGACGTCGTAGTCCTCGGCGTGCAGCCCGAGCGCGTCGGCGCGGATGCGGAGGTTGGTGTCCTTGGTGACGAAGACGGTGGGGGTGGCCTGGTCGCGCTGCGCGAGCTCCAGGGCCACCGCCAGGATCTGGTCGTCGATGGTGTGGCCGTTCCCGACGCCGTGCGGGAGCTTGTGCTCCGCGACCAGCACGCGGAGGTGCCCGTGGGCGTCGCCGATGGGCACGCCCTCGCGCAGCTTGCCCCGGGAGCGGAACTCGTCGAGCGAGCGGGAGACCTGGCGCGCGTTGCGGCCGAGCGTCGAGAGGTCGCGCTTGAAGTTGTCGACCTCCTCGATCACGTAGATGGGGATGACGACGTCGTTGTCTCCGAAGCCGAAGATGCTGCGCGGGTCGTGGAGCAGGACGTTGGTGTCGAGGACGAAGTTCTTTTTCAAGCCTGGGCGGCTCCGGGCGAGGCCGTCCAGGGGACGGACGGCGCGGACCGAAGTCTAGCAGGGCGCGGGCGGCGACGGCCACCGCCGCGGCGGACCGACCCTCACACCGCGGCGCGGCGAGGGGCGCGGAGGCTGGCCGCCGAGACGCTCTGGTTCCGGCCGTGCCGCTTGGCGTGGTAGAGGCAGGCGTCGGCGCGCTCGATCAGCGCCGGCTTCTGCGCCCCGTCGTCGGGGAAGGTGGCGACCCCGAGCGACAGGGTCACCTTGAGGGGACCCTGCTCGGTCTCGAAGACGAGCTGCCCGACCTTCTCGCGGATGCGCTCGGCGATCACCATCGCGCCGCCCGTGTCGGTCTCGGGCATGACGATGGCGAACTCCTCGCCGCCGTAGCGGGCCACCACGTCGGTGCCGCGCGCGGCCCGCGCCAGCGTCCTCGCCACCCCGCGCAGCACCTGATCGCCCACCGGGTGGCCGTACGTGTCGTTCACCGACTTGAAGTGGTCGATGTCGCACAGCAAGAGCGACGTCCGCTTCCCGTACCGCTGCGCCTGGCCGAGGTGCGCGTCCAGCCGCTCCTGGAACGTCCGATGGTTCGTGAGGCCGGTGAGGCCGTCGGTGGTGGCGAGCCGCTCGGTCTGGTCGAACAGGCGCGCGCGGTCGATCGACTGGGCCGCGTGCATCGAGATCACGAGCAGTTGCTGGACGGCGTCGCGGCCGTACGCGCCGGCGCGCTTGGCGCCCAGCACGAGCGCGCCGATGGAGCGCTCGCCCACCTTGAGCGGGAAGATCTTGAGCGAGGCGAGGCCGCGCAGGCAGACCGCGCCGAACACCCGCGTCTTCGCGGGATCGAGCGCGTTCACCGGGAGCACGTCGTCGATCTTGATGGCCGAGGACACCAGGCAGCCGTCGCCCATGGCGAACTCGAGGTCGTCGAGGCCGGCCGCGCCGGTGCGATCGCCCTCCCCGCCCGCCACGCGCACCACGCGCACCCTGGACGGATCCACCTCGTCGCGCAGCGCCACCGCGGCGAAGTCCACCGTGACCATCTCCGACGCCACGCCCACCAGCGCGTCGTAGACCTCCGAGAGCTTCCGGGTGCGGTTCAGCCGCTCGATGGACCGGTAGAACCGGTCCACCTCCGCGCGCGTCTGGCGGACGTCCTTCATCAGCCGCTCGGCGCCGACCGCCCGCAGGATCTCGGCGGCCAGCGTGACGAGGAGCTTCTCCTCGGCCTCGGTGAACGGCGTCGGCTCCATCCGGTCCACCAGCACGACGCCGCGCACGTGGCCGCCGCGCGGGTCCACCAGCGGCGCGGCGAGCAGCGCCTTCGGCCGGGTGCCGTCCGCGTAGTAGCTGACCGCCTTCACCTCGCCGTGGAGCCGCACCGGGGAGCGGCGGCGCACCGCGCCGCCCAGCGGGCCTTCCCCGGCCGGCAGCGGCTCGCGGCCCACCGCCTCGCTGGGCGAGCGGCAGTCGAGCAGCGTGAGCGTCTTCTCGTCCTCGCTCAGCCAGAACAGCGCGCAGGTGTGACAGCGCAGGGCGGCCACCGCGACCTCCAGCGCCCCGCCCACCGCCGCCTCGATCTCGATCACCGCGCCCTCGCTCCAGCGGCGCTCGCGCTCGGCCGGATCCTGCGCGTCGTCCGGCGCCGCCACGCTCAGCCGGAACGCGCGCGCCAGGTGGTCGATCTCCTTCATGCGCCGCTCGATGGCGAGCCGCTCGTCGCGCCGGCTGGCGGCGACCTGCCCGGCCAGCACGGCGTAGTAGAGCACCGCGAACACGGTCACGAAGCCGGCGTGCACCACCGCCTCGGGCAGCTCCGCCACCCGCGCGCCGCGCCCGGCCCACAGCAGCGCCTCCAGCGTCACCGCGAGCGCCACCAGCCCGGCGCCGACGCCCGGGGCGAGGAACGCCACCAGGAACGCCATCACCAGGTAGACCACCGGCTGGAACGCCGACTCGGCGTGCCCGAAGCTCGCGCTCTGCGCCACCGCGTACGCCGCCACCACGAACAGCGAGCCCAGCTCGAGCTGCTCGCGGTAGCCCGCCTGCTCCCCCGCGGCCGCGCGCGCCACCCGGCGCCACACCAGCGCGCCGAGCGCGACCGCCAGGACCGCCATGGCGGCTACCTGACCCCAGCCCGCGGCGGACTCGAAGCCGCGCAGCGCCACCAGCGCGCCCACCGCCACCGTGACCAGCGCCGGCAGGCTGCGCAGGACGAAGCGCGCCGCCCGGCGACGGGCGATGGGGCCGGCCAGCCCCGCGTCGCCGAGCAGCAGCGCGTACGCGCGGATGAGCAGGGGCCGCGAGCGCTGCAGCGCCAGGCGGCGGCGCACCGTGGGCGTGGCGCCCACCGGCGCGCGCACCGGCGGCAGCGCGGGGAGCGGCTCGCTCACGGGGCCCCTCCGCGCTCGGCGCCCAGCCAGTAGACCCGCTCGCCCGGGCGGATGTACCGGAGCTCCTCGCGCACGGCGCGCTCCAGCGCGGCGGGCTCGGAGCGGAGCGCCCGGACCTCGCGCGCGAGGCGGGCGTTCTCGGCCGCCAGGCGCTCGTTCTCGGCGCGCATCTGGTCCACCTCGCCGGCGAGGCGCAGGTGCTTGCGGAGGCCGGACGGATCGGCGGCGGAGAGGGCCGCCAGCAAGGCGACGACCCCCACGTACACGCCCCACCTGCGTCCGCGCGTCACGGCCATTCGGCTGCCTCGCCGGGACCGTAGCAGCCGGAGGGGACCCGTCCAGAAATCGGCCGATGTCTGGACGCCGCGCGGGTGGGCGGGTGTGGGGCGCCGGCGGCTCCGACGGCGGGGCGAGGGCGCAGCCGGGCGCAGCCCTCGTTCTACCTGGTATGCACCGTCACGAACGCGGAGAGGCCGGCGCGCAGGGGAAGATCGGCCGGCACCGCGTCCCAGGCGATCCGCACCGGCACGCGCTCGACCACCTTGACGAAGTTCCCGGACGCGTTGTCCGGCGGCAGGAGCGCGAAGCGCGCGCCGGTCCCGCCGGAGATGCTCTCCACCTTGCCGTGGAGCGTGCGCCCGCCGTACGCGTCGATCTCCACGTCCACCGGCTGGCCGGGGCGGATCTCGCCGGTCTGCGTCTCCTTGAAGTTCGCGATCACGTAGGTCCGGTCGGGCACGAGCTGACCGAGGCTCTGGCCCGGTTGCACGATCTGCCCCACCCGCGCGGCCAGGCGCGAGACGCGGCCGGAGGCGGGCGCGCGCACCTCGGTGTAGGAGCGCTGCAGGCGCGCCAGGTCCACCGCGGCCTGCGCCGCCTTCACCCGGGCCCTGGCCAGCTCGCCGCTGGCCAGCGCGGCCGCGTACTGCGCCCGGTTCGCGCCGGCGCCGGCGCGGGCGGTGGCGCCGGCGATGCGCGTGGCGTCGTAGCGCTCGGCCGCGATGGCGTCGCCAGCCTTCAGCTCCTCGGCGCGGCGCAGGTCGAGCGCCGCCTTCTCCGACTCGGCCTCCGCGCGCGTCACCCCGGCGCGCGCGACCGACACCTGCGCCTCCGCGGCCGCCGCCTGCGCCTGGGCCGTCGCCAGCTCGGCCTCGGCCTGGCGGACGCGCACCTCGTAGTCGGCCGGGTCGACGCGCACGAGCGGCTGGCCCTGCCGCACCTGGGCGTTGTCCGCGACCAGCACCTCGGCCACCGGGCCGGCCACCCGCGGCGCGATGGCGACGACGTCGGCCTCCACCTGCGCGTCGTCGGTGCTCTCCTCGCCGCGGGTGAGGAGCGCGTGCGCGCCGAGCGCGATCGCGACGAGCAGCGCGGCCAGGACGGCGCCCACGAGCACGCGGCGCCGGCCGCCCGGACGCGCCGGGGCGGCCGCCGGCGCGGGGGAGCTCGGGACCTCGTGGAGCCTGGGATCGGCGGGAGGGGTCATGGTCACATCTCCATCTCGACGTGGACCTTCTCGCGCGGTCCGTGCCGGTTCACCTTGAGGAAGTAGAGGAGCGGGAGCACGCACAGGAACAGGACGCCGGTGACGAACAGCACGTGCTCGAAGGCGATCACCATCGACTGCTTGCGCACGATGCCGTCCAGCGCCCGGAGCGCGGCCTCGCGGGCGGAGACCGGGTCGAAGCCCCGCTGCGCGAAGAACGCCGCCAGCTGCCCGAGCCGGTCCTGCACCTCCGGCCGCTCGGGCCCGAGGTGGCTCGCGACCGCGGCCCGGGCGTGGACGCCGGCGCGGTCGAGCAGCGTCGCGAAGATGGCGAGGCCCATCGACGCGCCCACCTGGCGCAGCAGCGAGTTCAGCCCGGTCGCGTCCGCCAGCCGGGCGCGCGGCACGTTGGAGAGCGCGGCGGTGGTGAGCGGCACGAACAGGAAGCTGAAGCCCACCCCCTGGATCAGGATCGCGTGGACGATGCCGGAGGAGGTGCTCTCCAGCGTGATGCGCGAGACGTCGAAGGAGCCGAGCGACACCAGCACCACGCCGATGGCGACCAGCAGCCGCGGCGACACGCGCGAGTAGAGCCGGCCGACGATGGGCGTGACCAGCATCATCACCAGCACGCGCGGCATGAGCGCGAGGCCGGACTGCATGGCGGTGAAGCCGAGCAGCTCCTGCATGAACAGCGGCAGCAGGAACATGCTCGCCATCAGGATCGCGAACATGACGGCGCCGATGACCGTGCCGGAGGTGAACACCGCGTCGCCGAACAGCCGCAGGTTCACCGCGGGCACCTTCGCCACCAGCTCGCGCCAGACGAACAGCGCCAGCGCGACGGCGGCCACCGCCGCCACCGCGGTGATGGTGCGCGACTCGAACCAGTCGTCCCGCTGCCCCTCCTCGAGGAAGTACTGGAGCGTCGCGAGCCCGACCGCGAGGAGCGCGATGCCGAGCCAGTCCATGTTCCGCCGCTGCTCGGCCGCCGCGGCCGCGTTCGCGGCGCGGATGTCCTCCGGCTCGTGCACGAAGCGCCACACCATGAACAGGCCCAGCGCGCCCACCGGCAGGTTGATGAAGAAGATCCAGGACCAGTGGAAGTTGTCCACGATGTAGCCGCCCAGGGTCGGGCCGACGGCGGGGCCCACCATCACCGCCATCGCGAACAGCGCCATGGCCATGCCCTGCTCCTTGGGCGGGAAGGTCTGGCGCAGGATGGCCTGCTCGGTGGGCTGCAGCGCGCCCGCGCCGAGCCCCTGGATGGCGCGGAAGGCCACCACCTGGCCGAGGCTGGAGGCCAGGCCGCAGAGCGCCGAGCCGACCACGAACACGAGCAGGCTCGCCATGTAGACGCGCTTCTGCCCGAACAGGCGGCCCAGGAACGCGGTCAGCGGCATCACGATCACCGTGGCGATGGCG encodes:
- a CDS encoding DUF493 domain-containing protein, with protein sequence MTNRADPTPPAAPALDYPLRYTFKVMGLAADDFAEHARRLVARGVGEAPAIDVTVRASSGGKYHSVSVAVRLESEAQRRAVYQLLWQDERVVYYL
- a CDS encoding FtsB family cell division protein; this translates as MAVTRGRRWGVYVGVVALLAALSAADPSGLRKHLRLAGEVDQMRAENERLAAENARLAREVRALRSEPAALERAVREELRYIRPGERVYWLGAERGGAP
- a CDS encoding HlyD family secretion protein, whose amino-acid sequence is MTPPADPRLHEVPSSPAPAAAPARPGGRRRVLVGAVLAALLVAIALGAHALLTRGEESTDDAQVEADVVAIAPRVAGPVAEVLVADNAQVRQGQPLVRVDPADYEVRVRQAEAELATAQAQAAAAEAQVSVARAGVTRAEAESEKAALDLRRAEELKAGDAIAAERYDATRIAGATARAGAGANRAQYAAALASGELARARVKAAQAAVDLARLQRSYTEVRAPASGRVSRLAARVGQIVQPGQSLGQLVPDRTYVIANFKETQTGEIRPGQPVDVEIDAYGGRTLHGKVESISGGTGARFALLPPDNASGNFVKVVERVPVRIAWDAVPADLPLRAGLSAFVTVHTR
- a CDS encoding DHA2 family efflux MFS transporter permease subunit; translation: MSAARAPTNKWLVTVSVTFGTLMGAIDASIVNVALPQIRGAVGATVQEITWITTGFAIATVIVMPLTAFLGRLFGQKRVYMASLLVFVVGSALCGLASSLGQVVAFRAIQGLGAGALQPTEQAILRQTFPPKEQGMAMALFAMAVMVGPAVGPTLGGYIVDNFHWSWIFFINLPVGALGLFMVWRFVHEPEDIRAANAAAAAEQRRNMDWLGIALLAVGLATLQYFLEEGQRDDWFESRTITAVAAVAAVALALFVWRELVAKVPAVNLRLFGDAVFTSGTVIGAVMFAILMASMFLLPLFMQELLGFTAMQSGLALMPRVLVMMLVTPIVGRLYSRVSPRLLVAIGVVLVSLGSFDVSRITLESTSSGIVHAILIQGVGFSFLFVPLTTAALSNVPRARLADATGLNSLLRQVGASMGLAIFATLLDRAGVHARAAVASHLGPERPEVQDRLGQLAAFFAQRGFDPVSAREAALRALDGIVRKQSMVIAFEHVLFVTGVLFLCVLPLLYFLKVNRHGPREKVHVEMEM
- a CDS encoding PhoH family protein yields the protein MKKNFVLDTNVLLHDPRSIFGFGDNDVVIPIYVIEEVDNFKRDLSTLGRNARQVSRSLDEFRSRGKLREGVPIGDAHGHLRVLVAEHKLPHGVGNGHTIDDQILAVALELAQRDQATPTVFVTKDTNLRIRADALGLHAEDYDVEGVVLDELWSGSSELEVSPEDVNAFYAGGALPAAEGRDAPPPNAFVVLRDRTNPQHSAVGKYSAAKQAYVPLIKTPKEGVWGIRPRNKEQSFALDLLLNDEVRLVTIVGKAGTGKTLLAIAAGLQKTMEDGVYQKMLVSRPIFPLGRDLGYLPGSVEEKLNPWMQPIFDNVEYLMNLSRSEKKAGRGYHELLDLGILEIEPLTYIRGRSIPNQFIIVDEAQNLTPHEVKTIITRVGDGTKIVLTGDPYQIDNPYVDQTNNGLIHVVNRFMHERLAGHITLEKGERSPLAELAANLL
- a CDS encoding sensor domain-containing diguanylate cyclase encodes the protein MSEPLPALPPVRAPVGATPTVRRRLALQRSRPLLIRAYALLLGDAGLAGPIARRRAARFVLRSLPALVTVAVGALVALRGFESAAGWGQVAAMAVLAVALGALVWRRVARAAAGEQAGYREQLELGSLFVVAAYAVAQSASFGHAESAFQPVVYLVMAFLVAFLAPGVGAGLVALAVTLEALLWAGRGARVAELPEAVVHAGFVTVFAVLYYAVLAGQVAASRRDERLAIERRMKEIDHLARAFRLSVAAPDDAQDPAERERRWSEGAVIEIEAAVGGALEVAVAALRCHTCALFWLSEDEKTLTLLDCRSPSEAVGREPLPAGEGPLGGAVRRRSPVRLHGEVKAVSYYADGTRPKALLAAPLVDPRGGHVRGVVLVDRMEPTPFTEAEEKLLVTLAAEILRAVGAERLMKDVRQTRAEVDRFYRSIERLNRTRKLSEVYDALVGVASEMVTVDFAAVALRDEVDPSRVRVVRVAGGEGDRTGAAGLDDLEFAMGDGCLVSSAIKIDDVLPVNALDPAKTRVFGAVCLRGLASLKIFPLKVGERSIGALVLGAKRAGAYGRDAVQQLLVISMHAAQSIDRARLFDQTERLATTDGLTGLTNHRTFQERLDAHLGQAQRYGKRTSLLLCDIDHFKSVNDTYGHPVGDQVLRGVARTLARAARGTDVVARYGGEEFAIVMPETDTGGAMVIAERIREKVGQLVFETEQGPLKVTLSLGVATFPDDGAQKPALIERADACLYHAKRHGRNQSVSAASLRAPRRAAV